A genomic region of Candidatus Bathyarchaeota archaeon contains the following coding sequences:
- a CDS encoding 4-hydroxy-tetrahydrodipicolinate reductase, producing the protein MNLIKICVAGADGRMGSTVIKEAALLNEFKVVGAITAVESENAGKTLGEVGLTPKEVKILTPQNLEEALKNADVYISFTTPKAELENLPKVAKLNKRIVMGTTGFTEEQKMFLKEAIEGKVPAVFSPNFSIGLNVILNSINFYRILPQDYDFTIFEMHHSGKIDAPSGTAKKIAEVINAFKGYTKIIYGREGLSKRTKEELEVLSARGGGVPGIHEVLIAGQHELIRIEHIVFSRSVFARGALYAAKWLMNQKEPKIYDMNDVLGLRELT; encoded by the coding sequence TATTAAATGAATTTAAAGTTGTTGGAGCAATTACAGCTGTGGAAAGTGAGAATGCAGGAAAAACACTTGGAGAAGTAGGTTTAACACCTAAAGAAGTTAAGATTTTAACGCCTCAAAATTTAGAAGAAGCATTAAAAAATGCAGATGTATATATTTCTTTTACAACCCCTAAAGCAGAATTGGAAAATTTACCTAAAGTAGCTAAATTAAATAAAAGGATAGTTATGGGTACAACAGGATTTACAGAAGAACAAAAAATGTTCCTTAAAGAAGCTATTGAGGGTAAGGTTCCAGCTGTTTTTTCTCCAAACTTTTCTATAGGATTAAATGTAATTCTTAACTCAATAAACTTTTATAGGATACTTCCACAAGATTATGATTTTACAATTTTTGAAATGCACCATTCAGGAAAAATAGATGCTCCAAGTGGAACAGCTAAAAAAATAGCTGAAGTAATAAACGCTTTTAAAGGGTATACAAAAATAATTTATGGAAGAGAAGGTTTATCTAAAAGAACAAAGGAAGAATTAGAAGTTTTATCAGCGAGAGGAGGAGGTGTTCCAGGGATTCATGAAGTTCTTATAGCAGGTCAACATGAATTAATAAGAATTGAGCATATAGTATTTTCTAGAAGCGTTTTTGCTAGAGGTGCATTATATGCAGCTAAATGGTTAATGAATCAAAAAGAACCTAAAATTTATGATATGAATGATGTTTTAGGGTTAAGGGAATTAACTTGA
- the lysA gene encoding diaminopimelate decarboxylase, with the protein MGCLENKNGILYIDGISTLELTEKFKTPLYILSQSRIEENFKRLNSALRRYYDKIRIYYSAKANSNISVLKILLKEGAWLDAVSPGEIFLGLKAGFPADKILFTGTNVSEEELKYAVEAGVTINIDSLSQLKKLFKITVPEILSVRINPGVGFGHHNYCVTGGEESKFGLWQDDAEKAYKEAKKMGVKRFGIHMHVGSGILNLNAFTQAADIFLRIVEKIKEDCGVNFEFIDFGGGLGVPYKPEEEELNINEYAESVTSIFKKKIENLGFEPFFAIEPGRYIVCDAGILLTKVVSIKVARTKKFIGVDAGLNVLIRPAMYNAYHHILVANKLNEKNIEEYDVVGPICETADFLARKRVLPKVEEGDVLAVLNTGAYGFVMSSQYNARPRPAEVLVNKGRAELIREREDFNTLLIGQRIATWLK; encoded by the coding sequence ATAGGGTGCTTAGAAAATAAAAATGGTATACTTTACATTGATGGTATTTCAACATTAGAATTAACTGAAAAATTTAAAACACCTCTCTATATTTTAAGCCAATCAAGAATTGAGGAAAACTTTAAGAGATTAAACTCAGCATTAAGAAGATATTATGATAAAATTAGAATTTATTATTCAGCTAAAGCGAACTCTAATATTTCAGTTTTAAAAATTCTTTTAAAAGAGGGGGCATGGCTGGATGCTGTTTCACCAGGAGAAATATTTCTCGGTTTAAAAGCAGGTTTTCCAGCGGATAAAATTTTATTCACTGGAACAAATGTTAGTGAAGAAGAATTAAAATATGCTGTTGAAGCTGGTGTAACAATAAATATAGATTCACTTTCTCAATTAAAAAAACTTTTTAAAATAACTGTTCCAGAAATTTTGTCTGTAAGAATAAATCCAGGTGTAGGTTTTGGTCACCATAACTATTGTGTAACTGGAGGAGAAGAATCTAAATTTGGTTTATGGCAAGATGATGCTGAAAAAGCTTATAAAGAAGCTAAAAAAATGGGTGTAAAAAGATTTGGAATACATATGCATGTGGGTTCAGGAATATTAAATTTAAACGCTTTTACACAAGCAGCTGATATATTCTTAAGGATAGTAGAGAAAATTAAAGAAGATTGCGGAGTAAACTTCGAGTTTATTGATTTTGGTGGTGGATTAGGTGTTCCATATAAACCTGAGGAAGAAGAATTAAATATTAATGAATATGCTGAATCTGTAACATCAATTTTTAAAAAGAAAATTGAAAATTTAGGTTTTGAACCTTTCTTTGCTATAGAACCTGGAAGATATATAGTTTGTGATGCTGGAATATTATTAACCAAAGTAGTTTCAATTAAAGTTGCACGAACAAAAAAGTTTATTGGAGTGGACGCTGGATTAAACGTCTTAATAAGACCAGCTATGTATAATGCTTATCACCATATACTAGTTGCTAATAAACTTAACGAAAAAAATATTGAAGAGTATGATGTTGTTGGACCAATATGTGAAACTGCTGATTTTTTAGCTAGAAAAAGAGTTTTACCTAAAGTTGAGGAGGGTGATGTATTAGCTGTGCTTAATACTGGAGCTTACGGTTTTGTAATGAGTTCCCAATATAATGCGAGACCAAGACCAGCAGAAGTTTTAGTGAATAAAGGAAGAGCTGAATTAATTAGGGAAAGAGAAGATTTTAATACTCTTTTAATTGGACAGAGGATTGCAACTTGGTTAAAATAA